Within Wyeomyia smithii strain HCP4-BCI-WySm-NY-G18 chromosome 2, ASM2978416v1, whole genome shotgun sequence, the genomic segment TTCCTCTTGTAACGTTTCAGTTTTTCCAAAAAGTTAAAGCACTTCGGTTAAGTTCACAGTTGTTTCCGATCAATTTAATCCACCCTTGTCCAAGCTAATTGCACACAATCATAAACGTTCACTACCGACTgtataattataattttcaatTCTTTAAGTAACACACTTTAGAGCTGCATAGGTTCCTCATTTCTGTACGGACTGAATTGCTAGTTTTTTCCACCTGAATTACGACGATTCAAAATGGTAATTTACGATTAAGTAATAGGGCACTTCACTTAGCTACCGGCCACTTGATTCTCGTGTGTTAACACGTTGCTCCTCTTGCAGCCTACAGAGAGTAAAAAAACTGCCAGCGCCCAGTCTAATTTTGTCCGTTCAGCTTGAGCACTACCGTTCATGTGGGTTAGCTATCAACAGAAGATCAATACCACCCACTTCGGTTTGCCGATGTGGGTCAGCGGGACGTGAGTACATGCGCCGGTAGGCCCCGCGAATCAAGCACAAGTCATTGCACCTCTCAAATCGCTGTCATAAACCTATCAACTGTGGCTAATAAGTCACTCGGTAAAATGCACGGAGCGGCCCGTTGTAATCCTTTAATGGTTTCGTGTGCTAGCGTAAGTTGCCAGCACATCGAACCGGTAATCGATCGTAATGACAGCTATTTGCGCCCGTAGTGTGCTTGAGCTGAAGCCGGAGTTTCTGCAAATAAAGTAGAAAAAAAGAGTGTGGGTTGAAGAAAGCTTCAAATTTGTGTTAAACGCTGTCTTATACCCGTGTATATTTGAGAGATCAGCAGAAAAAACCACCCAGTTAATCATGATAATTTCACAGAAATGtatgtatcaaaatattatTACTGGAATGTAACTCAATCCGATTCATATGTGTGTTTTTTGCTGACCTGCACCAGAATCTGCGCGCGTTATAGGTTTCAGACATGAAATGCCAGCCAAGCGTTCTGGGCCACGTTGCAAAAGAAACGTGAGCTGTGCCGCCTCTCCGATTGCCATGCCAGGCGGCATAGTGCACAACCGGCATGTTTTGGAAGCTGCTGCTGCTAGATCCACTGCTAGATGCAGATCAGACAACAAGCCAGCGTTTGGGTACAGACTAGCAGACAGGGGTTCAATTTTTGTCTGTTTTTGTTTCTGAGTCAAGCTAGGGTCACAAGGCAAGGGGAGAAAGTgtaaggcagaaaaaaaaactgattgcgTGCTTCCGAATTGCGAACATATGGAATTGATGGATTTCGGTTGCCGCTTTTAGCTGATTTCTGTGAGATCGTATATAATCCTGTTGATGGTGTATCACCGTCCGAGATTGTTGCAGTTTTCGGATGTGGGAGTCGATAGATGGCCGTAAATAATATGGACAATAAGGAAATGAAGGGGACTTTTGGCTAATTAATAGatatggtttcaatttatttctagAAACTTCGACGAACACTAAGAATATTAAGGAAACAATCAACTAATTgttaaataatgattttttctcTCTGTTGCggacattttttgaaatttgtaaaaatttggCTTACTCCAGCGAATGTAATAAGACTATACATTTTCGTCAAAAACACCGGGCAAGCATTTTTAAATGTcagaaaaatcaaatttcgtACTAAATAATGGGATGaaaaatctcccagatggtctctaggtacgatgctgacctaacaagccagttgtcgtaggttcgagtctcgcctcggaagagactgttagtgtcagtaggaacgtagcgctagctccgcaagtgtcctgtacactaaacagtaggctgcgaagtctgtgcataacaaacagaaggtcaagttccgagcAAGAAGATGCCAATTGTCAAATTTTGCACAATACAATTTTCCGTCTCCTGTTTTCAATATCTGCGCTATATAAATTAGCATACCATATAGAACATGTATTGGGATGTTCAAATACATTACACTTTTTACAGCATGCCACTCCGCTAAGGTAAAACGCAGTTCtatggcaaaaaaatattttcactctGCTACTTAAAATTCAATTACCACCAaaaagaaattagaaaaaacacTACAAGATTATTGAGtctttttaacattttagttattttggtttctaaaaataaaaatttccagTGTGTTAATGGTTGAGACATTAGAGCTTATGGCAATCATATGTTCTCATAAATTTACGCTAACTACACGCCTTGCTAGTTCGAACCCACACCTATTTCCTAACAACAGCATCCGGTAAACAATAGCATATTTATTGCTCCGAAAATCTCTGCCTTAGCTAAATCCCTAATCAAATCCCCTAATGCACTTTGTAATTGCATTTCCTCGAAGTTTTCACCCTCGTGTCGTGCGTCGTATGACAACAAAAAATCATGGCCAAAGCGATCTTACCATTTCCAGCACATGTTGTATTTACGACCCCTGGTTTAGCAGCCTCCTAGATCAGCCTACAACACACCGCTCGGAGAAAATTTCCAATCCTTGAAATGATAATTCGATTTAATGCACCACAGAAAGGAAAATCCACTGCACGTACAACTGTCGGCGGTGTCTCACGCTGGAAACGTTCCGATCTTCACAAACGGCGGGCGCGCGCCCGTCAATAGAATATTAAAGTGCACCAGTGAACCgcggaaaaaaagttttcaaatggAAAATAAGTAATGTAACACAAAACACATGGGACTGCGTTATCTACTTTATTGCCCGCTTATTCATTCTCTTGTTTCCACTTCAGCTTTTTTTCTCCCTTTCGGCAGTTTTTTCCGTAACTTCAAAAACGCATCCACAGAATACTAAATTGAGTTTTGCTTCCTTTCTCCACAGGCACGTAATGTTATTTTTCGTTCACAGAAACCAATTTCTCCTCCCAGCACATTGTTATTCATGCTAGTGAAAACCATTCCAGTGATCGCAGGCCCCCACAGCACAACACGCACTCTCGCGAAAACCGAAAACGCATAATTTGCTCATAAATCACAACCCAGAACAAATTCAATTGTATTCAAATGTCGTCGTGTTAAACTATACGCAAAGCCCCGAGCCGGCATAAGGGCAGTTAGCAGTTAATTTCACTAACTAGCCAACACACGAGCATCCACAACGATCGACGGTTGCAACCGAACTGAAACTTTGAGCTGAAATTGTTTTCCCGGCGCGATCGCGTTCGATGGGACGCACCCTCTTCGACAGCTTATACGTACCTAGCATATGTATAGAGCCGCAAGGCATGAAAAAACAGCTGCAAATGGACAAAACAGCATTAGCTACCACTAGAAGGAAACAAAAATAGGAAGCTTAAAgcaaaatcgaagaaaaacagAGAGAAAAACATACATTTGCTCTTCCGCGCACTGCTTAAAAGCCGGTATAACAAGAGAGAATTGTTAATGTTGTGAGAGCGTATTAGAGGTGTCATGAAACACTACTTCAAACTAACAGTTATGTTACTCTTATAGCTATAAAAGTTTAAGTTTCTTCCATATCTAGCTACCATCCACAGTAAATCATTAACTTACTGACTAATCATTTTGTACAAGTAGAAGCAGGCGTTTGCAGCTGAGCGTACAAGAAATAACATTGTTGCGTAGGACACTCTTGTAATCTACCAAAGCTCGAACTATTCTTCGAAACGACAGCAGCGCTACTACACGGCGAGCTCTTCAAACCATCTGACTTTTATCGAGAACATCTTGTTTTGATGTTTACCTCTTGAATAATTCGACTGTTATTGTTTCCTTAGTTTTGAATTAAACCGGTATATCGCGAAAAACGTGAAaccagttaaaaaaaaaacatgttataaGTTTATTTTGTCAaataattgaagaatcacatTCTAGGATGCTCAAATCACATCAAATACGTAGTCTAGCGACTGCTGCCAAGAAAAAAGCTACGCCAAAGAAACCGGTGAACAGCCGAGCGCGCACCATAAAAAACCTCAATTTCGAGAACAAATCTCTATACGGAGCAGTGATCAAAAAACCTGCAGCTGCAGGCGACCCACCGGAAGCAACTAATAACTCAGAGATTTCATCAGAAATATTTTGGTTGCTTCAGAAGAAAAAAGATAGCTCAACTTCGCAAAATGTAACACCAACTAAGCTAATTCCTTTCAACAACACCGAGTTGAGATCCATTCCCAACTTTCCACTGTTAACCTCGACCTCTGGAATCCTTGAGAATCGTTGGACTCGTCACCTACAGTTCGAGAACGAACAGTGCAAATCCCCTTCGGTGAACAAAATTCTAAGTGCTACTATGCCCGAGCCAGCCCGACAAGCATTGCTGAAATGGAAAGCTGCGAAAATTGCCTTACTGGGAGAAGATGGGTTTACCGAACTACAAAAAGCCACCCTCGAACGCGGTAGTAATTTCCACTCCTGTCTAGAAAGCTGGCTCAATATGGAATCTCCAGGGGAGGACAAACTGAGGAAGGCTGATAAACTATGGACGAGCATCGAACCGCTGTTGGAAAAAGTTAGCCGGCCTGCCAAAATAGTTGAACGGAAGGTTTACCATCCATTTTTACACTACAATGGAGTGGTGGATTGCGTATCATGCATTGAGTAATGTTACAAAGGTCGGTTTTTTGAATGGAATTACTAACatgtatttttttcagcaaTCAACTTCACATCATTGAATGGAAAACCTCGGAAAACCAAAAGACCAACCTGTCCGGTACTTACGATGCACCGCTGCAACTGTGCGCCTATCTTGGAGCTTTGAAAGCCGAGTCTGAATTGTCTGACCTGGACGTTACGAAAGGAGCTGTGTTGGTGGCTTATACAGACGGTAAACCGGCCCACATTCACTCGATCGATCAGACCAAGCTGAAGCGATACTGGGCAGCCTGGCTGCGACGGTTGCAGGAGTATTGGATACGATATCGTGACGATAACTTGCCGGATCCTATTTGATACACGATGTTTCGTTTATTTAGG encodes:
- the LOC129722920 gene encoding mitochondrial genome maintenance exonuclease 1-like isoform X1, which codes for MQMFSIALNVSLRIGAFRLILPTTNAITTGRKLHFSSARATRRWFPFCNGGEGSFFFFTYGTDQPLNNRGRMLKSHQIRSLATAAKKKATPKKPVNSRARTIKNLNFENKSLYGAVIKKPAAAGDPPEATNNSEISSEIFWLLQKKKDSSTSQNVTPTKLIPFNNTELRSIPNFPLLTSTSGILENRWTRHLQFENEQCKSPSVNKILSATMPEPARQALLKWKAAKIALLGEDGFTELQKATLERGSNFHSCLESWLNMESPGEDKLRKADKLWTSIEPLLEKVSRPAKIVERKVYHPFLHYNGVVDCVSCIDNQLHIIEWKTSENQKTNLSGTYDAPLQLCAYLGALKAESELSDLDVTKGAVLVAYTDGKPAHIHSIDQTKLKRYWAAWLRRLQEYWIRYRDDNLPDPI
- the LOC129722920 gene encoding mitochondrial genome maintenance exonuclease 1-like isoform X2, which produces MLKSHQIRSLATAAKKKATPKKPVNSRARTIKNLNFENKSLYGAVIKKPAAAGDPPEATNNSEISSEIFWLLQKKKDSSTSQNVTPTKLIPFNNTELRSIPNFPLLTSTSGILENRWTRHLQFENEQCKSPSVNKILSATMPEPARQALLKWKAAKIALLGEDGFTELQKATLERGSNFHSCLESWLNMESPGEDKLRKADKLWTSIEPLLEKVSRPAKIVERKVYHPFLHYNGVVDCVSCIDNQLHIIEWKTSENQKTNLSGTYDAPLQLCAYLGALKAESELSDLDVTKGAVLVAYTDGKPAHIHSIDQTKLKRYWAAWLRRLQEYWIRYRDDNLPDPI